The nucleotide sequence ATATAGAGAGTCGGTGTTAGGTCGCGAGACGTCGGCTGGGTGCCCTACAATCTTTTCCTGCTGGATGATTCACGGGGAGAGGAATTTTCGAGGAAGTCCTCGAAATTAGGTTCTGAGGACACCCAGAAAGTAGGATACAGAGGACCCCAAGATAATAGAATCCAAAGGACTCCCAGGTGTTGAGGTTTAGGAACCAGAAATTggagttttttttttaagaccTCCGGAAAAGTTAAGGTCTGAATGATTTAGGGCCAGGATAGGGTCTAAGGGATATCTACTCGAGATCTGACGGATTCCCAGGAATTAGGGTCTAAGCACTCGTAGGAGACAGGACTCGTCGAAGGAGGACCCAAAGTTCCCAGGATCGTGGGTGTCAAATCGAAGGCATCAATTCTCAGAAGATATTTGAAGAATTATACTTCAGACGAGGTCTGACGGAGTCTTTGACTTTCTCGACTGTCCCTAACCTATCAGAAACGAAGACCACTGGATTTCGCCACTTACCAACTTTATGAGTCTGCGGTTCCCTGTAACTAGGACCCTGTATCTTCCTCTGGCTGGCTTTGATCTTGTCCATCTTGAACTTCAGCTTCTGCAGCACGTTCTTCTCGACCCCGTCCTGGATCTCTATGCGTTTATGGTGCAGCTCTTCCAGGAGTTCAGCTCCACGAGACGCTAAGACGCTCATGGCTTTCGTTTCGTCGACTATATGGAAGAAGTAGTAGCTCTTGAAGAGTCGTTTCTGCAGCAGCAGGAAGCCGAAGCATAGACCGTCCCAGACCATGCCGATGTCCTCTCTGGGGACTTCGCAGTCCACGTTGCTAGGCACTATGTCGCTGGCAGAGCTTTCGAACTTCCTCAGACAAGTGATGCCGAATAGCTGGATCACCGGGCAAGCTGAAACCACGAGCTGAAAGACGACAGACATTGGCTAATTAATTTCCCCGAAGGTTGAACCGAGGAGCAATCGATCTACCTTCTTGATCAGCACGCAGCCGACTCCCTGGAGCACAGCCTTCAGGAAGATGACGACCACGTTGTACCCGATCAATATATTCCACCATTTTAAGATCGTTTTGACCGGCCTCAAGTAGAAATCGCTGCCTTGCCAGAGGAACACGAAGGCGCCGATCAGGTAGCCTAACGAGAACAGATTCGTCCTCTTCGTTCCGGCCAGGAACATGATCGACAGAGTGACCCACATCAGGCTCATCAGCACGCCTCTCTTCACGATGTCCAGCCACGAGTGTATGAGAGAAACGTAATCCTTCACAGGATTCACGAAGTTCGGCTTCTCCATGTTCTGGTGGACAGAGTAATTGTGACCGCCATGGAACTCATCGGCTTGTGCAGCGTATCGTTGCTCGATGCGGAAGTAGAGGCTTTGTCTGACCAGCATCATCAGCAGAATGAAGTCGCCTGAAGGAAAGCGAGTTATCAATTTTATATAACAATTCTTCGAATTACGTGGACCAGGACAACTCGTTCGAAAGGTTGCTCTAAATAAGATGAGGACTCACACATTAATTTCCTGGGGTTGGGAGGGAAGTCGGGATCCGGGAAGTACATCCACTCCTGCAGCCTCCTGAGCATCTCCGAATTGCTCCAGGGATAGTCTGAAAATTTATGGTTGCAGTGCTTGgaaactttattaaattattgcgAATTGTATGAAAATTTGAACAACCTATACAAAGCCAAGAAGGCAGAGCAACGACCAAGGAATACTGCACAGGCAGCAGGATGACAGCGAAGGCCTTGAAGATCGGCCATATCCTGGATATAGTCCTCCTCTTCAAGGAGAACAACAGCAGAAGCCAGATGCTGTAGAGGACCGAATAAAAGTCGAGCCTCGTGCCAATGAGCGCCACGATCCCGATCAGGCTCAGTTCCACGCCGAACTTATAGAATCCGTAGTTGAAGAGGAACTTGATGCATTCCGGCAGCCCTTTGTCAGCGTCTGCCCTGGTAATTGACGGGAACATCACTTGAGGCGTCTCCAGAGGCTCTCCGATCTCCTTCCGATGGAAACACTGCCGAATTCTGATGACCTTTCGCAGAGTCGTCACTACCATGATCCCTATGTACCCTTTCAACAGCTCTGCCAGGTGTCCTGGCTCCGCTTTCCTCAAGCCGAACCACTCCGCTATGTTGTAGACAGTGTTGTTGCTGGCGAAGGGGATCTGCTTATCATCCTCCGGCCTCTGTCAACGATAAAACAATTAGCTCATCGCATAGTGGATCGTTAACACTGATCCGTGGGTGCTCACAGTGCAATTGACGTTCCAATTGTTGGGATCGATGTATTGGATCTGGTAGAGCATTTTCAGCACTATCAAGAAGGCGATCACCACTGCGATCATGTTCGCGGTAAGTATTTGAACGTTCCTCTTGGTGTTCAGCATTATCGCTATTATCACGACGAACACGAGATTGATGGCGCATACCTGAAGAATCGAAACTAGGTGACGATCGATCCTTAGTTAGGGACAATTTGGTTAATTGCAACTTACGTCGTTCACGCATAGAAGCATGACAGTGGTGAAGATGATCTTCTGCATGTGGAGCTCGAAGAACAGCCAGACGTAGTTGTAGAAGTTCACTAGGTGCTTCATTATCTTGCGGAACAGGGCAATTCTCTCTATCTTCGACATCCCTGAATGCCAGGTTATCATGTTAACAGGTCTAATTAATCGATTAAACGATTCATTGAAACTTACGTTTCAATTGTTGAAGACTGTATCGATTGTCCTGGTCATCCTCCGTAGTCAGGAAGACGTCGCCAGCCGATGTTCGCGGCATGTTCAAGGTCGTAGAGTGATTTGTAGTCTCTTGCCTGAGAGGACTCTCCCCGGCTCTGAAAAAAACCGCCGGACGATCCGAATTAAGATCCACGTTAAATTCGCGTTGCCTTCTCGGTCATCGCTTACCCAACTCTCTCGATGTTCGTCACCTCCAAGAAATCTTTGTGGAAGTAATGGATCTGTAGAACAGTGATGATGACGAAGAAGGTTGGCGTCAGCAGTCTAACGAACAGATCTTTCGTCGCGTATTTCTCGAGGCCGATGTCCATTTGCAGGTCTTCGTCGATGTGCAGGTAGTTCCAATATTCTGGGAAGTTGTCGAACTGGTAAGTGTACACGAGGATCAGCATGATCACCGAGTAGCCGATGACCGTCAGCCAGAACGTGTACATCATCTTCCTCCACAAGTACCAGGACATCTGCGGAACGATGTTATCGCAGGTTCTCTGCATCATTCTCGAAAGACTATCTGCTACGGAAGAGACGAAAATCTTCGCTTGGGGCCTACCTGGAAGGTAATGACGAGCACAAGGAACAGGGACATGTAGACGATCCTGAACATGGTCATGCGTTCCCCAGTGATCCCACAGATGAACAGCATGATTGCTACCACGGCGATCCAGAACTTGGTCAGCAACTTCTTCAAGAGTATTCCAACGTCTTTCATGAACTTGCTCTTGATTTCTGGCACTTCGTGGTTCATCGCTGTGGTGGCAGTCGACACGGAGACGTGCAACGGCGCCACCATGTCTCTCAGTGCCGAGGATCGTCTCTGGCGAGTTCTCTCGGCGGTGTATTGTCTCATTGTTATCCAGAACATTGTTATGAAGAGGCACTGGAATATCGAGTTTAAGGCTCCATGAAGTGAATACGTGATAATAATTGCTAGTTCAGGATTGGCAGATCGTCCAAGGCCGCCGAGAGATTATTCAAACTTCGATGTAGCGTTGACAGGCGTTACCGACGTTGTCATAAGCGAGGAAAGCAGCCCTGAGCGGTCTACACGCGAGAATTCGTACCTTGACTATTAAATGCCAGCGACTGAGCTCTTGGGGCTTGCTGAATCCGATCTCCGACATCTTCATTCCGTTTATCTGCGTCGGCAATTCCGCATcagtcaaatccatgctgtaAATGAACTGGCCGAGCAGCAGGAGGGTCGCATAGAACACTATGAAGGGCGAGCATTTCATCATGGATGCGCGCTTGTTGGGCACCATCCAGAGAATCAGGGCCCACAAAAGAAGAGCGAAGGTTGTCCAGCTGTGGTACATTATGCTCCAAGTCTGACGAGTGAAACGGTTAATCCAGACTACTTGAAGAGACCAAGAGGTTGTTCAGCTGTGTATTCGTACCATCATTATGATGTTCGTAGCAAGGTAGGACGAGTTGATTATCAACTGGAAGATGGAGTAGACGGCCATGATGATGCCTTCGATGATTCCGGACTGCTCATCCGCGCCTCCTGAAGAGAAGAAAATTACTCGGATATTAATTAATCGTCTCTAAGCTGGATATCATTGGGGTTAATTTTTTTTTGTCTTTGTCTTACCGTCACTGATACTGTGCATCTGGATGCTGTCATCCTGATGACCATCCTGAACGATGACGCTTCCCGTCGAGTCCTGCAGGAGCCCCGTTCTTGCGGACCCGAACCTCATCAGCTATTTACGAAACATAACTCTGTTGTTGATGCGTGCCGAGAGAATTACAACTAACTCTATAAATCTACTCTCACGATTCCCCCATAGAGAAGACTGTATCAAGATCTTGGATAAAACACATGCAAGCTACGTGAAAAATTGTGTTGTTTACCTCCACCACTAGCGAGAACGATTTTCAGAAAAGAACGGAAGTGTATAGAACAAAAGTGTTGGAAAGAAAAATCGTAACGATCGCTCGAGCGTCGACGCATGCGAGATATCGGCCCTCGTCGATTATTATAAGTGATCCGTGTGTATTCGGTGTTAGCAGTGACCGCAGCGATAATCAAACATGCAAACTTAATCGTTATACGTACGGGTGTGCGCTCGTCGGCCGGTGGAAACGACGAATTTACGATCGGCGTCTAAAACAATGGCAAACTAAACATAGCGGCATCCAAACGGAAAACGAATTTGCTCAGCGTTAATGAACAACCAGAAATCTGGAATGCGACAGCAAAATCAAAAGTCGGATGTTACCTGAAGGGGCGTTGAAAACATTCGTTAACACTGTACACGGTTTTCTCTGTACATTAACATAACCATTCCCAGTAGATGCTTCGAACTATTTACAGTAGAGTTCACTATTTTACAGAAGTCACGAATATTCTATAAGATGCCATGATGATACAACTTGCGATCTCGTCTACATTTGGGAACATTCGTCTTCAAAACATTCAAGTTGAATGAACAACTACAGTTATACCGATACTTTGAtcgtacaataataataactttaactgtataatatacaattaaaGTTATTCGACTGATTTTTATCAATTTCATTTCTACTTTGGATTTACATTATTGCAAGAAATCTACACGTTGGATCATCATCACAAGATTTTGGACCTTCGTGCAAATTCATATGTTCACAAATTAATGTATAAAAACGGAAAAGAGGATTTCTATCGTTAACGCCTAAGCCCATTCAGCCAATGAAAATGTCCGGTTTCGCATCTTTTACCTAAAAGTTGCTGAAACTATAAAGACTGTTGTAACAAAAATCGTCTGAATAATGTTGGGCTCAGTGGGCTTAGCGTTAAAGAAAAATAATCTTGTATTAAAGAAATGAAATGCATGTGCATAATTTTCTTGCATTTTGTGTTATGAAGATCCACGGTATAATCGTAAAAAGTCGCAGAAAGGATAACTGAAGTGTCCGATGACAACGAAATTTACAGTCAACACGTCTGCTACGGTCTACCAGAGCAAATACGAGACTCTCCATAAACTGACATAAAGATCTAAACAATGTGTCCAAGAGAAAAATGTCGACTATCTGGCTCATGCAGGACGAGATCCTTACGCGAGCCTTTCGCCGCGCCGATTGCCACCTCTGGGAGGGCGTCCTTCGCCTGATGGAAACGTGTCTGGACAACGGAGTGTCCAGATTCTCCAGCCTGCCGCTCAAACGTTTCATTTTCTTAGCCTGCAACGCCTTGTTAGTAAAAGCGACGTCCCTCGGAACTGGGCACAGTTTGTGTTAATCATCGTGTCCGTAAACGGTTAGTCGAGAGACTGACACAAGGAAGCTTAAGAAATTGTGTTATTGAGGCGACACTGGTGTTAATGGTTCTCCTCAACCGTGGACACGTTAATACAGGCAAATAGACAGTTGAAATCGTTGTTCATTTGAGGGGAGTACCAAAAGGATTGGATTAATTGTTGCACAGTGTTCGAAGAAAGTTTCGATCGTTGAACGAGGAAGTGAACTTCCCAGCGAAACTTTCTCTGAGCAATGCTCGATCATGGATCAGTATAATCATGCTGGCAAATGTTCTTCCTTGAACCTGGCAAATTCCTCGGGACTCCTCGATCTCATTTATCTCAGTTACAACCCTTCAAGATCGATTAGTCTAACATACGGAGCAACGCCGGGGAAGGCAAACTCACCGGCTTTTGGCTCAGGAACTTCGCCTGCAGCGCCAAGACATAGTAGAGCCAGAATAGCCGAAGACAGTAGGCGTAGACCAGCCAATCGGCGTCGTCCGTGTAGTCCACGTTCCTAGGATCGCTGCAGTTCGTCTGATAGATCGCCGAGAGGCCCAGGTAACGCTGCCAGGTGCTGTTCACCGGGACCAGCTCCTGGGGAACTTGGTTTTGGTAGCTGAGCAGCGTCAGGATGTGGAGGACCACGACGATCATCACGAGTCTGCACAGCATCGCGAAGCCTTTCCTCAGCTCCTTGTTGCAGGCCCACCAGGTGGCCGCTCCAAGGAACACCAAGAAGTAAAAGCCAGCTTCTATGGATGGGTTCAAGGACGACACGATGCACAACGAGGCCAGGATCAAGTATGTCCCGATACGTCCCAGGAAATTGATTATCTGTTGGAAGATTTAAGTGACGGATTCGTAGGTGCGAACGTCGAAGAGCTAAGAATTGTTGGACAAGGTCAGAACGCAGGTCTAACCTTCGCGGTGCTGTCTTCAGCCTTCTTGGACGCCGCGGCTCCCCTGACGGAGACGTCATCTTCCACGTCAGTCACGGGCTTCTTCGTTAAATAGCGACAGATGCAGTAGATCGCGACGGTGCTCGGTAAAACAATTACTTCTGGGATCAGCCAAAAGAACACCTCCCACGCGGACGCGCTATCTAGCCTCACGAAGCCTAAGTGTCTGCACACTAGCTCCAGCAACTCGCCTGGAAGCGTTCGAGACACGATTAAACAGTTGTTGCAATCTCTATGAAAATTAAGAATTAAGTTCCAATAAAAtgactattttattttctaatctTTTACTtctaacatttatttctttatttgacTTAATCAGAGAGCAGtttccgacgagtatactcgtcgtgacataaactGTTGCCATCCCTTCGcaacgagaatactcgtcgaaAAACAACTAATTGGTTAACAGTGCTTTAATGAAGTTAGCTTCAAGGTCGCATCTCCTCCACGCTGCTTGACTCCGCCTTCCTTGACCAATTTTCGCTCATAGAAGATCGGAGGGGGTAACCCAAGTGCCTTATGATGGGGAGTCGACCTTGGACGGCAGATAATTGTCAAATTCAGAATGCAAGATGCATCAAAGGGTTCGACTAAAATCCTTTTTTATTTAGATCAGAAGTGTGTGAAGCTTCTAAAACTTAGAATTGCGAATTTTCAATCCGAATTGGCAGATGTTGCATCAGTTTCCATTTCAGATTCTGTTCTTCCAGAGAACAGCTCGGTCACAGAAATAGCATTTTAATGGATAATCGATGGATTCCGTCGCAAAAGTGGTTGATTACGTACAATTGTGGAGGAAGTGTCCATAAGCTGGCAGCGACAGCAAGACTATGTGGAAGGTGATTTGGCTGATAGCGGTGAGAAACGACAGGCCAATGGCGGTCTTCAGATACAGGCCAGTGTGACCGGCCATAGTCTTCGTGTTTGGTATCGGAACATGTGGCGAGTAGAGCATTAGGCCCAAGTAGACCAGCGACAGTCCCACGGGTCGCCATATCGTACCTGTTCCAATTAAACGACACACAAAAACACACACGCGCATACGCATTGATTAATTTTTCAGTCATAATTTCAGCGAAAGAAAATTCTACAGTCGTCTGCATTTTCTGCCTGTCGACCGAAGCCTGCAGTTTTAATCATCGTTCAACAATAACTACGACTCGCCTACAATCTCCCAAGCAACCCCAGGTTATGACCTTTCCCAAACGATATCCACCGTACCGTACAAATGCATTCATTCCGGCGTAATCAGGATCTGGGAGGAAGAATCGCCCACTCGTTAAAAGGTCAGCGAGCCCCCGCGAACAATAAGGTTTGACATTTCAGACTTCCCCGAATCCCGAGACGTGTTTCGACGATTCGCGAACTTTCGGAACACTCGCTTAGATTTATGGCCGCGCCTCGTAGCTGGCTCGAGTCCGCGTTGATAAGCCGTGAATCATGGATATACAGAGAAAACACGTGCACGCGTAATTAAATGGAGCCGGTCGAGGCAATTGCTTCTGTCCCGCGGGGAGGTGTTAAGTTGATTAATCCCTTGATGAGCCTATTCAAAGGAAACACGTGTGTTTGCGTTTTTATCGTTCCTTTTGATTTCGATCGGTCAGCGGTTTGCATCTGAAATTGAAGCATCCACGAGGTTCGTTTGGCGAGCTCGTCCCATTTCCCTTTCATTTCCATCGACGAAAACGCTTTCTATTCGGAGTCTGTTTAGTATATACAAACGAAAAGCTTGTTAAGCTGCCAAGGAAACTCGGTTCCGTATTATCCGCGTTTCAACTCTGGGAAAATGGCCAGGCTCgattctctctcgcgttctacAGGGAAAATCCCTGGAAGCGATTC is from Megalopta genalis isolate 19385.01 chromosome 4, iyMegGena1_principal, whole genome shotgun sequence and encodes:
- the Piezo gene encoding piezo type mechanosensitive ion channel component isoform X4, encoding MTKYWLNVALLRVVLPVVLTGCTIWRPVGLSLVYLGLMLYSPHVPIPNTKTMAGHTGLYLKTAIGLSFLTAISQITFHIVLLSLPAYGHFLHNCELLELVCRHLGFVRLDSASAWEVFFWLIPEVIVLPSTVAIYCICRYLTKKPVTDVEDDVSVRGAAASKKAEDSTAKIINFLGRIGTYLILASLCIVSSLNPSIEAGFYFLVFLGAATWWACNKELRKGFAMLCRLVMIVVVLHILTLLSYQNQVPQELVPVNSTWQRYLGLSAIYQTNCSDPRNVDYTDDADWLVYAYCLRLFWLYYVLALQAKFLSQKPAKKMKRLSGRLENLDTPLSRHVSIRRRTPSQRWQSARRKARLMRFGSARTGLLQDSTGSVIVQDGHQDDSIQMHSISDGGADEQSGIIEGIIMAVYSIFQLIINSSYLATNIIMMTWSIMYHSWTTFALLLWALILWMVPNKRASMMKCSPFIVFYATLLLLGQFIYSMDLTDAELPTQINGMKMSEIGFSKPQELSRWHLIVKCLFITMFWITMRQYTAERTRQRRSSALRDMVAPLHVSVSTATTAMNHEVPEIKSKFMKDVGILLKKLLTKFWIAVVAIMLFICGITGERMTMFRIVYMSLFLVLVITFQMSWYLWRKMMYTFWLTVIGYSVIMLILVYTYQFDNFPEYWNYLHIDEDLQMDIGLEKYATKDLFVRLLTPTFFVIITVLQIHYFHKDFLEVTNIERVGAGESPLRQETTNHSTTLNMPRTSAGDVFLTTEDDQDNRYSLQQLKRMSKIERIALFRKIMKHLVNFYNYVWLFFELHMQKIIFTTVMLLCVNDVCAINLVFVVIIAIMLNTKRNVQILTANMIAVVIAFLIVLKMLYQIQYIDPNNWNVNCTRPEDDKQIPFASNNTVYNIAEWFGLRKAEPGHLAELLKGYIGIMVVTTLRKVIRIRQCFHRKEIGEPLETPQVMFPSITRADADKGLPECIKFLFNYGFYKFGVELSLIGIVALIGTRLDFYSVLYSIWLLLLFSLKRRTISRIWPIFKAFAVILLPVQYSLVVALPSWLCIDYPWSNSEMLRRLQEWMYFPDPDFPPNPRKLMCDFILLMMLVRQSLYFRIEQRYAAQADEFHGGHNYSVHQNMEKPNFVNPVKDYVSLIHSWLDIVKRGVLMSLMWVTLSIMFLAGTKRTNLFSLGYLIGAFVFLWQGSDFYLRPVKTILKWWNILIGYNVVVIFLKAVLQGVGCVLIKKLVVSACPVIQLFGITCLRKFESSASDIVPSNVDCEVPREDIGMVWDGLCFGFLLLQKRLFKSYYFFHIVDETKAMSVLASRGAELLEELHHKRIEIQDGVEKNVLQKLKFKMDKIKASQRKIQGPSYREPQTHKVDTLYPGARPLYRVRAPKTNREAIRSGDYYMFDDLDDDDVTDMIPDTESEKEERGRRREQEQRGRRMTISELMNTLIKTDIEIATHVAMYGGTEKDALRLRRRSVPLTRKKSSMSYLSARSETDTAMATDGGDKTSLTSADVETEGKEETTAEPAKTPESSDYGEDKVDGPKKKEGEEEEEEEKKVSFVTYFKFLVVIINSGLSTMTKYLNRFSRDYRYIRKVLAKEKKVLKAKPDFRMGMRLGISQMWQPIPLMKTRSETNGNAEEQYDPGEGPSRPQSQEPSTLFSELSPVQHDDEGAELSEVDQPPIIQMLASIWFGILAHSSLLCYFMVFLHQIKNASVLSTPLPLMVFCWGSLTIPRPSKTFWVTLIAYTEVIVIVKCIFQLELLPWNRDAAPNNPLFAPRIIGVERKPNYALWDLLLLLMVFFHRFMLKSLGQWTSPSIKPRKIIPSSLTIVSAKPPDKGQGEPVSRQDEPDDGVTVVTPKGKRLNMQATGEGETVPTTDEHEKLVAIQGEEVDPCVEEVPTAVNMSVNKYVQPTQQFFKQILSPFGKEKTNVYAYMFLCDFFNFLLLIFGFSAFGTQQGDGGVTAYLQENRVPMPFLLMLLLQFALIVIDRALFLRKSILGKLIFQYWLIFGVHVWMFFILPSVTERQFNDKLPPQIWYMVKCFYLLLAAYQLRQGYPTRILGNFLCKKYSIVNYVLFKGFMLVPFLFELRAVMDWIWTDTSMTIMDWFKMEDIFASIYQIKCMRGLETDFPQPRGVKKKQLSKYLVGGGALFLIIGLIWFPLLLFALGGTVGDSNLPYDVSMKIRIGPYEPIYSMSAQTRSIVGYTEAEYTEFHNVYAKNKPAVTFLENYIHSDVAAVRLSGSSRKLWSISPPDLQRLKAELEDNSTTVVIHVEWTVSRKTYAKDASEVTRKLRDIPLPPYVDGEFNPVRLRLAEILSTDEATPHNGTITLPSAFPKFLKVTSITTDVVPQLMQIRKGPDDEESEPNDSYLYRSINLHLSTDAACCARQKWWVVKEVCNDDLYINQLYKVPLNNCNYIMMFLFNDKTFPEELSFISGFGILGLYTTAVIVISQMMRKIVSDMAPKIMFDDLPYVDRILRLCLDIYLVRESGELCLEEDLFAKLIFLYRSPETLIRWTRPPEEGERTDNEDQDEIEDDREESQA
- the Piezo gene encoding piezo type mechanosensitive ion channel component isoform X7, coding for MTKYWLNVALLRVVLPVVLTGCTIWRPVGLSLVYLGLMLYSPHVPIPNTKTMAGHTGLYLKTAIGLSFLTAISQITFHIVLLSLPAYGHFLHNCELLELVCRHLGFVRLDSASAWEVFFWLIPEVIVLPSTVAIYCICRYLTKKPVTDVEDDVSVRGAAASKKAEDSTAKIINFLGRIGTYLILASLCIVSSLNPSIEAGFYFLVFLGAATWWACNKELRKGFAMLCRLVMIVVVLHILTLLSYQNQVPQELVPVNSTWQRYLGLSAIYQTNCSDPRNVDYTDDADWLVYAYCLRLFWLYYVLALQAKFLSQKPAKKMKRLSGRLENLDTPLSRHVSIRRRTPSQRWQSARRKARLMRFGSARTGLLQDSTGSVIVQDGHQDDSIQMHSISDGGADEQSGIIEGIIMAVYSIFQLIINSSYLATNIIMMTWSIMYHSWTTFALLLWALILWMVPNKRASMMKCSPFIVFYATLLLLGQFIYSMDLTDAELPTQINGMKMSEIGFSKPQELSRWHLIVKCLFITMFWITMRQYTAERTRQRRSSALRDMVAPLHVSVSTATTAMNHEVPEIKSKFMKDVGILLKKLLTKFWIAVVAIMLFICGITGERMTMFRIVYMSLFLVLVITFQMSWYLWRKMMYTFWLTVIGYSVIMLILVYTYQFDNFPEYWNYLHIDEDLQMDIGLEKYATKDLFVRLLTPTFFVIITVLQIHYFHKDFLEVTNIERVGAGESPLRQETTNHSTTLNMPRTSAGDVFLTTEDDQDNRYSLQQLKRMSKIERIALFRKIMKHLVNFYNYVWLFFELHMQKIIFTTVMLLCVNDVCAINLVFVVIIAIMLNTKRNVQILTANMIAVVIAFLIVLKMLYQIQYIDPNNWNVNCTRPEDDKQIPFASNNTVYNIAEWFGLRKAEPGHLAELLKGYIGIMVVTTLRKVIRIRQCFHRKEIGEPLETPQVMFPSITRADADKGLPECIKFLFNYGFYKFGVELSLIGIVALIGTRLDFYSVLYSIWLLLLFSLKRRTISRIWPIFKAFAVILLPVQYSLVVALPSWLCIDYPWSNSEMLRRLQEWMYFPDPDFPPNPRKLMCDFILLMMLVRQSLYFRIEQRYAAQADEFHGGHNYSVHQNMEKPNFVNPVKDYVSLIHSWLDIVKRGVLMSLMWVTLSIMFLAGTKRTNLFSLGYLIGAFVFLWQGSDFYLRPVKTILKWWNILIGYNVVVIFLKAVLQGVGCVLIKKLVVSACPVIQLFGITCLRKFESSASDIVPSNVDCEVPREDIGMVWDGLCFGFLLLQKRLFKSYYFFHIVDETKAMSVLASRGAELLEELHHKRIEIQDGVEKNVLQKLKFKMDKIKASQRKIQGPSYREPQTHKVDTLYPGARPLYRVRAPKTNREAIRSGDYYMFDDLDDDDVTDMIPDTESEKEERGRRREQEQRGRRMTISEGGDKTSLTSADVETEGKEETTAEPAKTPESSDYGEDKVDGPKKKEGEEEEEEEKKVSFVTYFKFLVVIINSGLSTMTKYLNRFSRDYRYIRKVLAKEKKVLKAKPDFRMGMRLGISQMWQPIPLMKTRSETNGNAEEQYDPGEGPSRPQSQEPRKGSSLTVPHIRILAPSLERGLDMSSSSTLFSELSPVQHDDEGAELSEVDQPPIIQMLASIWFGILAHSSLLCYFMVFLHQIKNASVLSTPLPLMVFCWGSLTIPRPSKTFWVTLIAYTEVIVIVKCIFQLELLPWNRDAAPNNPLFAPRIIGVERKPNYALWDLLLLLMVFFHRFMLKSLGQWTSPSIKPRKIIPSSLTIVSAKPPDKGQGEPVSRQDEPDDGVTVVTPKGKRLNMQATGEGETVPTTDEHEKLVAIQGEEVDPCVEEVPTAVNMSVNKYVQPTQQFFKQILSPFGKEKTNVYAYMFLCDFFNFLLLIFGFSAFGTQQGDGGVTAYLQENRVPMPFLLMLLLQFALIVIDRALFLRKSILGKLIFQYWLIFGVHVWMFFILPSVTERQFNDKLPPQIWYMVKCFYLLLAAYQLRQGYPTRILGNFLCKKYSIVNYVLFKGFMLVPFLFELRAVMDWIWTDTSMTIMDWFKMEDIFASIYQIKCMRGLETDFPQPRGVKKKQLSKYLVGGGALFLIIGLIWFPLLLFALGGTVGDSNLPYDVSMKIRIGPYEPIYSMSAQTRSIVGYTEAEYTEFHNVYAKNKPAVTFLENYIHSDVAAVRLSGSSRKLWSISPPDLQRLKAELEDNSTTVVIHVEWTVSRKTYAKDASEVTRKLRDIPLPPYVDGEFNPVRLRLAEILSTDEATPHNGTITLPSAFPKFLKVTSITTDVVPQLMQIRKGPDDEESEPNDSYLYRSINLHLSTDAACCARQKWWVVKEVCNDDLYINQLYKVPLNNCNYIMMFLFNDKTFPEELSFISGFGILGLYTTAVIVISQMMRKIVSDMAPKIMFDDLPYVDRILRLCLDIYLVRESGELCLEEDLFAKLIFLYRSPETLIRWTRPPEEGERTDNEDQDEIEDDREESQA